In the genome of Raphanus sativus cultivar WK10039 chromosome 4, ASM80110v3, whole genome shotgun sequence, one region contains:
- the LOC108849976 gene encoding uncharacterized protein LOC108849976: MRLKQRKFRWLWQDQRKQSMLFKLLKPQQTTNVSNFGSKPLYREFWLGVSSTKEVPVARPIIVEDAKYVVDKTELEAIASSSEIREALKDEALQKLITNIDRSSNPLKALDEAMGDEAFRILKDKILLNLSKKK; the protein is encoded by the exons ACAAAGGAAGTTCAGGTGGCTGTGGCAAGACCAGAGGAAGCAAAGCATGCTCTTCAAACTTTTAAAGCCACAGCAGACAACAAATGTTTCAAACTTTGGTTCCAAGCCACTTTACCGTGAGTTTTGGTTAGGTGTGTCTTCAACAAAGGAAGTTCCAGTGGCAAGACCCATAATTGTAGAGGATGCAAAGTATGTTGTAGACAAGACAGAGCTCGAGGCTATTG cTTCTTCTAGTGAAATCCGAGAAGCACTAAAGGATGAAGCCCTACAGAAACTCATCACCAATATCGATCGCTCTTCCAACCCTCTCAAG GCACTCGACGAAGCAATGGGAGATGAAGCTTTCCGCATTCTCAAAGACAAG ATTCTATTAA